The following are encoded together in the Vigna unguiculata cultivar IT97K-499-35 chromosome 2, ASM411807v1, whole genome shotgun sequence genome:
- the LOC114173772 gene encoding low temperature-induced protein lt101.2, with protein MGSETFIEVILAILIPPLGVFLRYGCGIEFWIDLVLTLLGYLPGMIYAIYVLVA; from the exons ATGGGTTCTGAGACTTTTATTGAAGTGATATTAGCAATCCTTATACCTCCTCTTGGTGTTTTCCTCCGTTATGGCTGTGGT ATTGAGTTCTGGATAGATCTGGTGCTGACGCTGCTGGGATACCTTCCTGGGATGATATATGCCATATATGTACTGGTTGCGTGA
- the LOC114173818 gene encoding chloride channel protein CLC-d, producing the protein MLANHLQSGIETARLVWSRIPNSDESQLLDDAVGLIKKNDGGGVESLDYEVIENFAYREEQAQRGKLYVSYLLVVKWFFALLIGICTGLAAVFINIAVENFAGWKFSATFDIIQKSYIAGFFVYVLFNLALVYSSVYIVTQFAPAAAGSGIPEIKGYLNGVDTHGILLFRTLVGKIFGSIGSVGGGLALGKEGPLVHTGACIASLLGQGGSTKYHINSRWLQVFRSDRDRRDLVTCGCAAGVAAAFRAPVGGVLFALEEVTSWWRSQLMWRVFFTSAVVAVVVRAAMGWCKSGKCGHFGSGGFIIWDISDGQEDYSFAELFPMAVIGVIGGLLGALFNQLTLYITTWRRNHLHMKGNRVKIIEACLVSILTSAISFGLPLLRKCTPCPESDPASGIECPRPPGMYGNYVNFYCSKDNEYNDLATIFFNTQDDAIRNLFSAKTINEYSSQSLLTFLVMFYALAVVTFGTAVPAGQFVPGIMIGSTYGRLVGMFVVKYYRKLNIEEGTYALLGAASFLGGSMRMTVSLCVIMVEISNNLKFLPLIMLVLLISKAVGDAFNEGIYEEQAQLRGIPLLESRPKYEMRNMTAKEACGSGRVVSFPRVVKVSDVVSILRSNKHNGFPVIDHTRSGEPLVIGLVLRSHLLVILQSKVDFQHSPLPSDSRGGARSIRHDSGEFAKPVSSKGICIDDIHLSSDDLEMYIDLAPFLNPSPYIVPEDMSLTKVYNLFRQLGLRHLFVVPRPSRVLGLITRKDLLIEDNKNVNTLELQSTSVRIGHQYKRLTTRNTDVERPLLNGLLQNQIPD; encoded by the exons ATGCTGGCGAATCATTTGCAGAGCGGCATCGAAACGGCGAGGCTCGTTTGGTCGCGGATTCCTAATTCTGATGAATCGCAACTGCTCGACGACGCCGTTGGCCTCATCAAGAAGAACGACGGAGGCGGTGTTGAGAGCCTTGACTATGAAGTTATAGAGAATTTTGCTTACCGCGAGGAGCAG GCGCAGCGAGGGAAGCTGTATGTGAGCTATTTGCTTGTGGTGAAATGGTTCTTCGCCTTGCTCATTGGCATTT GTACAGGACTTGCTGCTGTTTTCATCAATATTGCTGTTGAAAATTTTGCTGGCTGGAAGTTTTCAGCAACATTTGATATAATTCAGAAGTCATATATTGCTGGATTCTTTGTATATGTTCTGTTCAACTTGGCTTTGGTGTATTCTTCAGTATATATTGTCACTCAATTTGCACCAGCAGCTGCTGGATCTGGTATTCCTGAAATCAAGGGTTACTTAAACG GAGTTGATACTCACGGTATCCTTCTTTTCAGAACTTTAGTTGGAAAG ATATTTGGAAGCATTGGTTCAGTGGGTGGAGGCCTTGCTTTGGGTAAAGAAGGTCCTCTTGTTCATACTGGTGCTTGTATTGCTTCTTTGCTTGGACAA GGTGGATCCACTAAGTATCATATAAATTCGAGGTGGTTGCAAGTGTTCAGAAGTGACCGGGATCGCCGTGATCTT GTAACCTGTGGATGTGCTGCTGGAGTTGCTGCTGCATTTAGAGCCCCAGTTGGTGGTGTGTTGTTTGCTTTGGAAGAGGTTACATCTTG GTGGAGGAGTCAACTCATGTGGCGTGTCTTCTTCACTTCTGCCGTTGTGGCTGTTGTGGTTCGAGCTGCAATGGGGTGGTGTAAGAGTGGAAAATGTGGACATTTTGGGTCCGGTGGGTTTATAATATGGGATATATCAGA TGGCCAAGAGGATTATTCCTTTGCAGAGTTATTTCCAATGGCTGTTATTGGAGTTATTGGAGGTCTACTAG GAGCTTTATTCAACCAGCTTACTCTTTATATTACCACTTGGCGACGAAATCATCTTCACATGAAAGGGAACAGGGTCAAG ATTATTGAAGCATGCCTTGTATCCATTTTAACATCAGCCATTTCATTTGGCTTGCCACTTCTAAGAAAATGTACTCCTTGCCCTGAATCTGATCCTGCATCTGGTATTGAATGTCCTCGACCTCCTGGAATGTATGGGAATTATGTAAAT TTTTATTGTAGCAAAGACAACGAATACAATGATCTTGCAACTATTTTCTTCAATACACAG GATGATGCCATAAGGAATTTGTTCAGTGCTAAAACAATAAATGAGTACAGTTCCCAAAGTTTATTAACCTTTTTG GTTATGTTTTATGCCTTAGCAGTGGTCACGTTTGGTACTGCTGTGCCAGCTGGTCAATTTGTTCCTGGCATAATGATAGGATCAACATATGGGCGTCTTGTTGGCATGTTTGTTGTAAAATATTACAGAAAGCTGAACATTGAAGAGGGAAC GTATGCTTTACTGGGAGCTGCATCTTTTCTTGGAGGCTCAATGCGGATGACAGTGTCTCTATGTGTCATCATGGTTGAAATCTCaaataacttaaaatttttaCCTCTTATAATGCTTGTTCTTCTTATATCAAAG GCTGTTGGTGATGCTTTTAACGAAGGTATCTATGAGGAGCAGGCTCAATTGAGGGGCATTCCGTTACTGGAATCAAGGCCTAAATATGAGATGCGGAATATGACAGCAAAGGAAGCCTGTGGGAGTGGAAGg GTGGTCTCTTTCCCCCGTGTTGTTAAGGTTTCAGATGTGGTCTCGATTCTGCGGAGCAATAAACACAACGGTTTTCCA GTGATTGATCACACAAGAAGTGGAGAACCACTTGTTATTGGGTTAGTGCTGCGTAG TCATTTATTGGTAATTCTGCAGTCAAAGGTTGATTTCCAGCATAGCCCTTTACCTTCGGATTCTCGAGGTGGGGCCAGATCAATTAG GCATGATTCTGGTGAATTTGCAAAGCCTGTTTCTAGTAAAGGAATATGTATTGATGATATACATCTAAGTTCAGATGACTTAGAAATGTACATTGATCTTGCTCCATTTTTGAATCCCTCACCGTATATTGTACCAGAAGATATGTCTTTGACAAAG GTATACAATCTTTTCCGTCAACTTGGTCTAAGGCATTTATTTGTTGTTCCTCGACCATCTCGTGTGCTTGGTTTGATAACGAGAAAAGATTTGTTGATTGAG GACAATAAAAATGTGAATACGTTAGAGCTTCAGTCAACTAGTGTAAG GATAGGGCATCAGTATAAAAGATTGACGACAAGGAATACAGATGTGGAGCGCCCTTTGCTAAACGGACTGCTCCAGAATCAGATACCTGACTAA
- the LOC114174673 gene encoding cyclin-T1-4-like, producing MSFGRNLQAQGYQHGGHCPTFDGNNNNGNRKRSRINYHHGNYDIRNHYWAEHDFYANVHNFDYGNYVQHDAVPSSLKRRKHSTPSWENNQKHYLPSTVHSNIPTTSVNFQEPPSRSNVDASISPVCKLDCSIFEDKEPVFMSRDEIDKCSPSRKDGIDVLHETHLRYSYCAFIQNLGMWLNLPQTTIGTAMVLCHRFFVRRSHACHDRFLISTAALFLAGKSEDTPCPLNSVLRASSEILYKKDFTLLCYLLPLDWFEKYHDRVLEAELLLLTTLNFELNVQHPYAPLTSILDKLGPSKTILVNLALNLISKGLQSSLWLQYKPYHIAAGAAYLASKFLKIDLTANHNIWQEFGATPSIIRDISQQLMELV from the exons ATGTCTTTTGGAAGGAATCTGCAAGCACAAGGATATCAACATGGTGGTCATTGTCCCACCTTTGATGGAAACAACAACAATGGCAACCGGAAGCGAAGCAGGATCAACTATCATCATGGGAATTATGATATTCGTAATCACTACTGGGCAGAACATGATTTCTATGCTAATGTTCACAATTTTGATTACGGCAACTATGTTCAGCACGATGCTGTGCCTTCATCTTTGAAAAGGAGAAAACATTCAACTCCTAGTTGGGAAAACAACCAGAAACACTATCTTCCATCCACTGTCCACAGCAATATCCCCACTACCTCCGTTAACTTTCAAGAACCTCCTTCAAGATCCAATGTTGATGCCTCGATATCACCGGTATGCAAGCTTGATTGTTCTATATTTGAAGATAAAGAGCCGGTGTTTATGTCAAGGGATGAGATTGATAAATGTTCTCCATCAAGAAAAGATGGTATTGATGTACTTCACGAGACACACTTGCGCTACTCCTACTGTGCCTTCATTCAAAATCTCGGGATGTGGCTTAACTT GCCTCAAACTACCATCGGGACAGCCATGGTTCTGTGCCACCGTTTTTTTGTTCGAAGATCTCATGCTTGCCATGACAGATTT TTAATTTCTACTGCTGCCCTTTTTCTTGCTGGAAAGTCAGAGGATACACCATGCCCTTTGAATAGTGTCTTGCGAGCATCCAGTGAAATCTTATATAAAAAGGATTTTACTTTGCTGTGTTATCTGCTTCCTCTT GATTGGTTTGAAAAGTATCATGATCGGGTGCTTGAGGCTGAGCTGTTGCTGCTTACTACTCTAAATTTTGAACTCAATGTGCAGCATCCATATGCACCTCTTACATCTATCCTTGACAAATTAGGCCCATCAAAGACTATTTTGGTGAATCTGGCATTGAACTTGATCAGCAAAGG TCTTCAGAGCTCTCTATGGCTTCAGTATAAACCCTACCATATTGCTGCTGGAGCTGCGTATCTTGCTTCAAAGTTTCTGAAAATTGATCTTACTGCTAATCACAATATCTGGCAGGAGTTTGGGGCAACACCATCCATTATACGGG ATATCTCGCAGCAACTAATGGAACtggtttaa
- the LOC114173820 gene encoding mavicyanin-like: protein MAFTEKAVVFLLMMMAAFEVSDAAVHKVGDSSGWTIIGNIDYKKWAATKNFQVGDTIIFEYNAKFHNVMRVTHAMYKSCNASSPLTTMTTGNDTIKITNYGHHFFLCGIPGHCQAGQKVDINVVKVSAAAAPTPTSAMASPVPPAKVPAPSPNIASPFIVVKGGVAFLTLAMALLAFLALSTHV from the exons ATGGCATTCACAGAGAAAGCTGTGGTTTTCTTGCTGATGATGATGGCAGCTTTTGAAGTTTCAGACGCAGCTGTGCACAAGGTTGGGGACTCATCTGGATGGACCATCATTGGTAATATAGATTACAAGAAATGGGCTGCTACTAAGAACTTCCAAGTTGGCGACACCATCA TTTTTGAGTACAATGCCAAGTTCCACAACGTGATGCGAGTGACACATGCTATGTACAAGTCATGCAATGCATCGTCTCCGTTGACAACCATGACGACTGGGAATGACACCATAAAGATAACAAATTATGGTCACCATTTCTTCTTATGTGGCATTCCTGGTCACTGCCAAGCAGGGCAGAAGGTTGATATCAACGTGGTGAAGGTATCTGCTGCAGCGGCACCAACACCAACATCAGCAATGGCATCTCCAGTTCCACCTGCTAAAGTTCCTGCACCCTCTCCGAACATTGCATCCCCATTCATTGTTGTCAAGGGAGGTGTTGCTTTTTTAACTTTGGCTATGGCTCTGCTTGCATTTCTTGCTCTTTCTACCCATGTGTGA